The sequence CTGGGCGGGGCCAATGCGGTGTACAGCATCGGCAATTATGTCCGGTTTTTCACCGATCCCTATTACCTGCACTCGCTCTGGCTGACGATCAAAGTGAGCCTGTACACGGTGATCGTGTCGCTCTTGCTCGGCTATCCGGTCGCGCTGACGATGGCAAAATGCTCTCCCCGTGTCCGGGGGCTGCTGGCCCTGTTGGTAGCGTCGCCTCTCTTGATCAGCATCGTGGTCCGCAATTTTGGCTGGTATTTGCTTCTGCTGCCAAACGGCACGGTCAACCAACTGGTATCAGGCCTTGGCATCACCCATTCGCCGCTGAAACTTTTGTTTTCGGAAGCGGGGGTTGTCATCGGTTTGTCGAACGCGTATCTGCCGTTTATGATTTTGTCAATCGCCACCAGTCTGTACAACATTGACCCGTCGCTCGAAAAAGCGGGCGCGATTCTCGGCGCCAGTCCGTTCCGCTCGTTTGTATCGATCACCTTGCCGCTCAGCCTGCCCGGCATCGTGTCCGGAATCGTGCTGGTGTTCAGCATGTCGATGAGCGCGTACGTGACTCCCGCCCTGATGGGGGGAGCGAATGTGCCGATGCTGCCGGTGGTGGCGTATGACCAGATCATCCATCTGCTGCGCTGGACTTACGGCTCGGCCGTTTCGTATGTACTGCTCGGCATCACGTTGGCAAGCGTCACGATTTTTACGAGAATCATGGAAAGAGGACGGTATCGGGAGGTGTTTCGCTAATGAAAGTCACCGGAAAAATCAGGGTTGCGGTGGCTGCGATCAGTCTGGTCTATATCCTGATCCCGTTGATCGTCACGATCCCGGCGTCTTTTACAAGCGCAAGCTATCCCAGTTTTCCGCCGCACGGATTTTCGCTGCAGTGGTATGCGAAATTGCTGGAGCGACCGGAGTTTGTTGAGGCTTTCTGGAACAGCGTCAAGTTTGCTTTCCTGGCTGCTTTCTTTTCCGTGCTGCTGGGCACCCTGGGCGGGATCGCGATTGCCAAGTACGACATTCCGGGCAAAAGCTACCTGGTGTCGCTGCTGACCTCCCCGTTGACGGTACCGCAGCTGGTACTGGGGATCGCCCTGCTGATTTACTTTACGCCGATGCTGCTGGCGGGGACGCCGACCGGATTTTTGATCGCCCATATCGTCATCTGTGTGCCGTATGTGATCCGGTTTGTGCTGACCGGATTGAGCGGTTTTGATTACACCTTGGAACGGGCGGCGGCCATTCT comes from Effusibacillus pohliae DSM 22757 and encodes:
- a CDS encoding ABC transporter permease; amino-acid sequence: MEPVRHDGRQEITALQSQPAVARKRRNWKKYLYAVLLLLPLLLFTIGFFVVPMLYILYLSFIDTEGLGGANAVYSIGNYVRFFTDPYYLHSLWLTIKVSLYTVIVSLLLGYPVALTMAKCSPRVRGLLALLVASPLLISIVVRNFGWYLLLLPNGTVNQLVSGLGITHSPLKLLFSEAGVVIGLSNAYLPFMILSIATSLYNIDPSLEKAGAILGASPFRSFVSITLPLSLPGIVSGIVLVFSMSMSAYVTPALMGGANVPMLPVVAYDQIIHLLRWTYGSAVSYVLLGITLASVTIFTRIMERGRYREVFR
- a CDS encoding ABC transporter permease, whose protein sequence is MKVTGKIRVAVAAISLVYILIPLIVTIPASFTSASYPSFPPHGFSLQWYAKLLERPEFVEAFWNSVKFAFLAAFFSVLLGTLGGIAIAKYDIPGKSYLVSLLTSPLTVPQLVLGIALLIYFTPMLLAGTPTGFLIAHIVICVPYVIRFVLTGLSGFDYTLERAAAILGASPITVFWRVTLPLIRPAILSGALFSFLTSFDNVTVSLFMVSSDMRTLPLEIFSNMQDAYSPIVASVSSVVILISVVLILILEKIHGVGRLLGSAH